The genome window GAGGCGCTTCAGTGCATTATTATTGACATCCGCGACCTCGCAGACAAGCCCGCGTCCGAAATGCCGGAAGGGACGGAGAAGGGTGGCGACGATGCTTGAGTACCTTCGTACCTTGTGGCACGACATCCGGCGTCTGTATTGGGGTTGGGAGCAGGGGTCGTGCGAGACGTTTTGCGGCGGCAAGAAAACAACACAATTGAAGGAAAGGACAATGACGATGATAACCCTGGAAGAAATTGAGATTGAAGCAGCCAAAGAACTTGCTCTGTATGACAACGCTAAATGGTGTGATCTGGAACCTCTATACCAGAAAGACTACATTCGAAGAGCAAGTGCTGTGATTGCTATCTATATAAACCGGAGAATGTAAAGAGTGACTAAACCCTATCTAACTCTGACTGAGGCAGTGGCGCAACGTATTGCGCTGGAAGAACTTAGCAAGTGGCCTGACTTGGCAATGGTTCAATTCAAAGGAGAGTTTAACGTGGATGGCACCGTAAAAACATACGCTCTGCCGCCAGAGAAACTAACCGGAGTCTTTGAAGCATTGCGCAAACACCAAGCTGAGTGTGAGCCCACGGCCCGCGAGTGTGTGGAGTGGTGGTACCAAAGGGAGGCAATCGAAGCGGAGCTCAGGGATTTACGGATGTACAAAGAGCACTGTATGCCACCGGAGCATGTGTGTTCTCCTTATCCACCCAAGTACGGAGGAGTTTGGTTTGACTAACAAGACACACAAACCTAAGTGTGCTATTTGTGAAGGAGGGGGCGTGTGGCATTTACGCCAGGTAGAGATTCTGGGAGAGGTGAAACATGACTAATCTCGTACGACAACGTGTAGCAGAACTCAGAACAGAAGCACTGACCTCACGACACACAACTGATCAGTTTGACGAAGACGTTGTGTGGGTGTGTGATCAGCTTAATCAGGCTTGGAATAGTATAGCAGACTTGTTGGAAAAATTGTACCACTGTGAGGCCGAAAAGAACAGCCTACACAAGGCAATGGAAGCTCTAATGAACGAACGCAGGGGTTGACATTCAATGCAAAATGTGTTATATTGGTGTCAATACGGTAAGGATCTACGAAAAATGAGCGAATAATTTTTTCTAGATTCGGGCAGTAAAACTGGGAGGACTAAACCTTTCCTCTTAGTATTTTCAAAAGAACTTATTATATAGGAGTAAAAGCATGAGTGACTTCACAGTAGTAAACATGAGGGTTCGCGGCGCCAAAGGTAAGGTCAAAGCGTGGTTTACATTGTCCACAGGACAGTACGAAATCAGTGACATGCGTTTGATCGTAGGTGCCAATGGACCCTTTGTTGGTTTCCCCTCTAAGGAGTACACCAAGAAAGATGGCGATAAGGATTGGATTGATATCGTCAAGTTGGTCAGAGTTGATGGTAAGTTGACTCAAGAGTCTTATGACTTGAGCAATGCTATCACTGAGGCGGCTGTTGCTGAGTACGAACGGCGTACACACGAGAAGATCGACATGCCTGAGGGTGAGGCAGACGACTCGGACCTTCCATTTTAATCTTATGACTACGAGTAAGACCTTCTAAGAGGAGTTCCACAATGACGAAGCCCTACCAAGCGAGGTATCAGATGAGGGCTTCCAAGCGCACCTGCCTTCTGGATCAGAAACACTTTGGTCCAGGAGGCAAGTCGTCTGGAGGCTAAAACAATAACCATAAGGAACTTAGGTATGAAGACAGCTCCGTACGAAGCAACTTGTATCACAGAGATAGGAAGTAAGGTATTACTTAAGCAATACCTAGCAAAAGATGACGAAGGTACGACGGTAGAACAACCAGAAGACTTATTTTGGAGAGTAGCAGTGTGCGCTGCAGAAGCAGAGCGTTTGTACGGAGCTACCGACGAACAGATTATGGAATGGGCAGGAGCCTTTTACGGCCTGATGGCGACTGGAAAGTTCATGCCCAACACACCAACTCTGATCAACGCTGGTCGCAACAACGGCTTAGGTTTAGCAGCTTGTTATGTTCTCCCTATCAACGACAGCTTGATCGAAGGCAAAGGATCTATCTACGACACGCTACACGGCATGGCCACAGTGCACAAAGCTGGAGGCGGGACTGGTTTCTCGTTCTCTAGCATAAGGCCTGAAGGTAACTTAGTCAACAGTACCTCAGGCGTAGCGTCTGGACCGATCTCTTTCATGACACTGTACGATGCATCAACCAACGTGGTTAAGCAGGGTGGCACACGGCGCGGCGCTAACATGGGCGTCCTACACTGCACTCACCCTGACATAGTAAAGTTCATCAAATGTAAAGAGGGCGTAGATCAGATCACTAACTTCAACATCTCTGTAGCCGTAACAGATAGTTTCATGGAAGCTGTGTACGGTGACAAACCGTGGGATCTACTGTGTCCCACCACTGGAGAGATAGCAGAGACAGTAGCCGCCAAGGAACTGTTCGACGCAATAGTATTCCAGGCTCATGCAACAGGTGAGCCTGGACTGTTCTTTGTGGACGAGGCTAATAGATTCAACCCGATTCCACACTTGGGACGGTACGAAGCAACCAACCCGTGTGGTGAGCAGCCACTATTACCCTACGACGTGTGCTCTCTGGCGTCAATTAACGTCAGTAAATACGCAACGCAGGATATCAACTACGTCGAGCTGCAACGGGATGTAGCAACAGCAGTTAGGTTCTTGGACAACATACTAGATGTTAATCAATTTCCACTGCCGGAGATAACAGCGCTGACTAAACGCATACGACGCATAGGCTTAGGAATCATGGGTTGGGCTGACTTGCTGATAAAGCTAGAGATATCCTATGACAGTCCGAAAGCATTGGAGCTTGCTGACACCTTAATGCGGGCAGTAAATCACGGCGCACACGAAGCATCAGCAAATCTGGTCGAAACAAGAGGCACGTTTCCAGAATGGGAGAAGTCTATCTGGGGACCGGACGACACGTGCGCGCGGAGACAGGACGGCGAGAGAGTAAGACCGTTCCTACCGCAGCGTCACTGTAACGTAACTACAATAGCACCAACAGGTTCCATCAGTATGATCGCAGGATGCTCGGGCGGCATTGAACCGCTTTTTGCTGTTGGTATGATTCGGAAGCAAGCTGGTGCCGAGATGCTGGACATTAACCCTATGCTAATCGAAGTGGGAGAGCGGGAGGGATTTTTGTCTGACGAGGTGCGGGCGCATATCACAACACACGGCACCGCTGACCACCCAGACATCCCAGAGAAGTGGCGCAAGATATTCGTAACAGCGCACGAGATACCAGCAGAGCAACACGTACGTATGCAGTCGGCGTTTCAGAGACGATGCGACAGTGCTATTTCGAAGACAGTAAACCTGTCAAATAGTGCCAAGGTAGAGGCCGTAGCTGAGAGTTATATCCTAGCTCATAAATTGGGCTGTAAGGGCATCACCGCCTATAGGGATGGTGCACGACCGGGTCAGACCTTAACGGCCGGCACAGGCGATCCTGAGGCCAAACAGGCCCATCTGACAGGCCTAGTACGACCAGAATATACGTGGGGCTTTACTAGGAAGATAAATTTCGGAGAATTGGGTAAGATTTACATCACAGTCAACACGGACACTGAAACAAATCAGATGCTGGAAGTGTTCTTAGGTTGGGGCAAAGCAGGCAGCGATCAGAAGACACTGGTGGAAGCGCTCGGTCGAGTGATCTCACTAGGCCTGAAGGAAGGCATCGCTGTCAGCAGTATAGTTAAGCAACTCATAGGCATAGGCGGGAGTACTGGGGTTTTCTATAAGGGAGGCAGATTCTCTTCGATCCCCGACGCTGTAGCCAAGACAATGCTGGCGGCCTCCAACGAAGCAGCGCCTGTTAGTGAGCAGCTAGGAATCTTTGAGCAACACTGTCCTGACTGTGACGCCAAGCTGGTTTTAGTGGAAGGCTGTAAGAAATGTATGGCATGTGGATACTCCGCGTGCGGATAGGAGTGTAATGGACTCAAAAAAGGAGTGCGGCAAGCCCGCCAACAAGGTATGTGGGGGACACAAAAAGTGGGCCAGGAAGTATGTAAGGCAGGTCGCACGTAGATACAGAAAGGCTGTGTTGCGTGCGGCTGTTAAGGAAGCAAACGAGGAGGATGATGACGAATCTTGAGTCAGGACCGCGACACGAAA of Candidatus Latescibacterota bacterium contains these proteins:
- a CDS encoding adenosylcobalamin-dependent ribonucleoside-diphosphate reductase, whose amino-acid sequence is MKTAPYEATCITEIGSKVLLKQYLAKDDEGTTVEQPEDLFWRVAVCAAEAERLYGATDEQIMEWAGAFYGLMATGKFMPNTPTLINAGRNNGLGLAACYVLPINDSLIEGKGSIYDTLHGMATVHKAGGGTGFSFSSIRPEGNLVNSTSGVASGPISFMTLYDASTNVVKQGGTRRGANMGVLHCTHPDIVKFIKCKEGVDQITNFNISVAVTDSFMEAVYGDKPWDLLCPTTGEIAETVAAKELFDAIVFQAHATGEPGLFFVDEANRFNPIPHLGRYEATNPCGEQPLLPYDVCSLASINVSKYATQDINYVELQRDVATAVRFLDNILDVNQFPLPEITALTKRIRRIGLGIMGWADLLIKLEISYDSPKALELADTLMRAVNHGAHEASANLVETRGTFPEWEKSIWGPDDTCARRQDGERVRPFLPQRHCNVTTIAPTGSISMIAGCSGGIEPLFAVGMIRKQAGAEMLDINPMLIEVGEREGFLSDEVRAHITTHGTADHPDIPEKWRKIFVTAHEIPAEQHVRMQSAFQRRCDSAISKTVNLSNSAKVEAVAESYILAHKLGCKGITAYRDGARPGQTLTAGTGDPEAKQAHLTGLVRPEYTWGFTRKINFGELGKIYITVNTDTETNQMLEVFLGWGKAGSDQKTLVEALGRVISLGLKEGIAVSSIVKQLIGIGGSTGVFYKGGRFSSIPDAVAKTMLAASNEAAPVSEQLGIFEQHCPDCDAKLVLVEGCKKCMACGYSACG